Sequence from the Thalassoglobus sp. JC818 genome:
GGAAATCGAAAGCTTCTTTCTTGAGTATCACAACAACTTCCCCGGCATGACTCCAGATGGTCGACTCAGCGAAGGTCGACCCGGTTTCTTCCAGCCTCGACGAGTTCGAGTCGCTTACCTCGAAGCGATTCACGACCAAATCGAAGCGACAGTTGGCGAAGTGACGGACGAAGAGATTCAAGCCCGCTACGAAGAAGAGTACATGCGGGCAGTTCCCGAGGATGAAGAAGAGTCACCGATCGGAATCGGCAACGAAGGACTCCTTCGAGATCCATTGTTGAACGAAGCTCCTATTCTGATTCCTCAGGAAAACGGAAACGAATCTCCAGCAATGGAATCCGAAGAAGAAGCTGCTCAACCGGAAGAAACTTCAGAATCAGCAACAGAAACCGAAGCTCCGGCTGAAACAGAATCCCCCGAGGAAAAACCAGCACCGGAAGCATCTCCGGAAGCGGAAACTCCTCAGGAAACAGAAACTTCAGAATCAGAGACTCCCGAAGGAGAAGCTTCTGATTCTGAAAGTTCAGAAGAGGCAGACGGTCAACCAGAAGCGTTGTTGAACACTCTCGATGACCTGCAGTTCGTTGCGTTTCAGGAAGAGGGTTCGACTGAGCAGGCTCCGGACGGTGAAGCTGCTCCCAATAGCGATGAGCCATCTGCTGCAGAAACAACAGAGCCCAGCCCAGCTGAAGAGAGCCCAGCGGCTGAATCAAATCCAGCTCCCGAAAAAACAGACGATCAACCGGTTGAGACGTCTGGTGATCCAGCACCACTGACAGTTCCATCGGAAGAACCAGCGAAGTCGGACGAAAGCCCTGCTGACGACAAAGCTGAGATGAAGTCCGAAGAAGCTGCTACTGATGAGACACCCGCTGAAGGAGATCCTGTTCCACCAGCTCCTGAATCAGACACTCGCGAGTTGACCGAACAGCTGAAACTCGAAATTCGCGACACCATTCTTCGTGAGCGAACGCTTGCTGAAATCCAAAAACGCATGACAGCTGCCCAACAGTTTGTCGCAGACTTGGGACGAAATGTCGCTTTCGGAGAGGTGATCGAAGAGGGTTTCATTTCTCTTGAAGATGCAACGAAGCAAATCAAAGAGTACGCAGCCAAGAATGATCTTGAATACATCGAGACACCTCTGATGTCTGCTCAGGAATTGCGGGAGTCAGAAGACTATCCAATTGGTTCCGGGTTCGTGCCAGCCTTTAGATTTCAGGAAGTCCCAGTTGTGCTGTTCAGTACATCTCCTTCCGATCGACTGCGACCTCAGCAAGCGAGAAATCTGTTCACCGGCAGCGAGTACGTTTTCTGGAAGCTCAATGAGAAAGCAGCCTATCCGCCAGAATCGTTGAACGACGAGCCAAACCTGAAAGCCCAAGTTGTCGACGCCTGGAAAAAGACCAAGGCGTTGCCACTGGCCAAAGAACGTGCAGAGGAACTCGCAGAGATCGTTCGAAAATCGGACAAACCGATGGTTGAAGCTTTGAGCGATGAGCGAGTAACCAAGGACGGAGACAACCTCTTCCTGACAGTCAAAAACACTGGCGAATTTACCTGGATGACTCAGGGTTTTGCTCCTTCGACCGGAATGCAGCAACAGGCGCAGCCTCGACGTTCAGTCGTTGCGACTGCTCCCGATGCAGGCGAACGATTCTTTGAATTGGTCTTCGATGAGCTCAGTCCTTCAGAGGTAGGAGTTGTTCCTAATGACGACGACAGCGCGATTTACATCGTCCAGGTCGAAGGCAGCAACGAATCAACTGCTCAGAAAATGGACGCCATGCGAAAAGAGTTCCTCGATCAGGGATTTCAATTCAGCTACATGGCACTTGGACGGCAGTTGCTGAGTGAGTACGCAGAAGACGTCAGCGCGATGCTGTGGAACAAGTATGACGTTCAACTCTACTCAACCGAACCGGAAGTGAACGCTAGCGAGTAACATTATCTTCGACGACGTTTCGTCGAGTGTGTGATGGCCCAAAGCAAAAGCCTGACTGAGTAATCAGTCAGGCTTTTTTCTTTTGTGTAGGTGTTGAAGATCTTGCTCATGTTCAGGCACGTGCTTGAACTTACTTGATTCGTCGTGCTTCATGTTCGATCGTGCGAATCTTTGTAGGCAAACGTTGAAGACGGATGCGGCTGCGATGAGGGAGAAGGGAAATCGAACTCCTCAAAAGGATCGGCGGATGCAACCATCAGCGCGAATCCTGCTCCAATCAAAACGATCGAAATCGTCGATTCGATGGCGAGCGTCAGGAATGAGGCGTTCGGGACTTCTCCAACGGAAATCATCGGAACGATTTGGTAAAGGACGATCACGGCCGCAATGAGTCCTACAGCCGCCAGTCCGATACCAGCAGCGGAACTAGCTTTCCAGCTTTGGGCATATTTCTTCAAGGATGGCGATTTCATAGCGGACTCCTGTGCAAGATGTTGCAGCCCTCTGAGCGTAATACTCGTGCGTGATGACCTTTCCGATCAATGTTCTAAGTGTTGTTCTGGATTGGATTTCTCTCAATGGGCGCGTCGAGAGGCGACTCAATTCGCAGGTTTTCAGGTTCCTTCCATAAAACTCAACGTGCAGGGATTATTGAGGGTTCAAAGTTCTTCGGGAATTCCGCTTCACACGCCAGGAATTGTCGCAAAGCGCCCCTTTAGGTCGTTGGACAGTTCGCGTAGACTTTTACCCTGACCGAACTCAATTTCTCACCAAGATGTGAAAGCGATGATCCGCATGCTGCAGTCAATGACAATCAATTTGACTCTCCTTTCGATGTTGTGTCTGACACAGCCTCTAGTTGCCCAGGAAGCCGCCCCTCAAAAGAGTTGGGAGGATCTGGTGAAAGTTCGAAATGAATCCTTCGACCGATTGAAGGAGATTCAAAACACGGTTCGGGAAGCATCTCCCGAAGACCGACAAGCCTTGACGATTGAATACGCAACGATCGTTCAGCGTATGCAGAACGAAGTGATTCCGCCGTTGATGAAACTCGTTCCCGCGTACATCGAAAGCCATCCCGATGATGCTGAAGCTCGCGAGATCGCTGCCGAGATGATGCGTTATGCCTTCGCTCGCAATGATTATCCCAGCGCGATCGTCATGGCCAATGCACTTCTGAAAGGGGAACCTTCGAACAAACTCGCCATCAACATTCTCGGGATTTCGCAGTTTGCAGAACATCAGTTTGAAGATGCAAATCGTGTTCTGACGTTGGCTGAAGAACGAGGCGACCTGATCCCGGATTTGGGCGGACGGTATCTCGACAACACGCAGTCTTATATCGACTACTGGAAGGCTGAACAGAAGATTCGTGAAGCAGAAGCTGCTGCCCAAGGAGAAGAAGCTTTGCCACGGGTGAAGTTCACCACTCCCAAGGGAGATATCGTTCTTGAACTGTTTGAAAATGAAGCTCCAAACACCGTGGCCAACTTCGTCAATCTCGTCGAATCGGGATTCTACAACGGCTTGAAATTCCACCGCGTGCTGGCCGGATTTATGGCTCAAGGGGGATGTCCTCACAGCAAGGACGGAGATCCCGGTCAACCCGGCACAGGAGGTCCTGGCTACACGATTAAGTGTGAAGCCTATCGTCCGGACGCCCGACGTCACTTCGCTGGAACTCTCAGCATGGCGCATGCTGGCAGAGACACCGGCGGGTCGCAGTTCTTCATCACGCACCTTCCGACTCCTCATCTCGACCAGGAAATTGCTCCAACGAGCGTTCACACGGTGTTTGGACGAGTTGTCGAAGGTCTTGATGTGGCGAGAGCTTTGCAGCAGGAAGACGAGATCATTTCCGCCGAAGTGATTCGCAAGCGGAATCACGACTACACTCCAAAGACCACTCCAGAATGATTCACCCCTCTGAGATTGCAAAGATGTTTGAACAGGAGCCTCTCGCCTGCTGGAACGGGGAGAGGCTCCCATTGTCTGAAGTCCGGGTCTCCGTACTCGATCGCGGATTCCTGTTCGGGGATGCGATTTATGAAGTCATTCGAGTCTATGCCGGGAAGCCGTTTCTCTTTCACGATCATCTTAATCGCATCCAGCGCAACCTGGAAAAGATGTCTCTGACGGCCGATCTCGATTCCATCGAACGTTGGATTCTGGAAACGATCGCAGCGAGCGGATACGTCGAAGCTTCGGTTTACATTCAAGTGACGCGTGGAGTCGCTCCAAGAACGCACCGGTTTCCGGATCCACCAGCGTCTCCCAACGTACTGATCTACGTTGCAGCCCATCACGATTCATATGCGAAGTTTCGAAACTCCGGAGCGTCAGTTGTTGTCTTCCCGGATCAACGATGGAAGCGATGCGACATCAAGTCCGTCAACCTGCTTGCGAATTGCATCGCATCGGATTTTGCGTACCAACGCGGATGTGCTGAATCACTCTTGGTTGACGCTTCCGGGAAACTGGTCGAAGGTTCCCGCTCAAGTCTGTTCGGCGTGAAAGACTCGGTCGTGCTGACCGCTCCGCTCGGAGAGAACATTCTTCCCGGAATCACAAGACGATTGATTCAACAACTATGCGAGGAGTGCAAGCTTGAGATGCACGAGGAAACGATTCCTCATTCGCAACTGAATGAGATTGATGAATTGTTCCTGACGGCAACCACGATGGAAATTTTGCCAGTCACACAGGTCGATGATCATTTGATCGGTGATGGCCAAATTGGACCGGTTTCGCGTCAACTGGTCGAAGCGTATCGGAACTACATCGATCGATTCCGGAGTGAGGCGTAGAGGCAGACCTCTTCAGTGGCTCCGCTTCGATAATCTGTCGCGATGCTTTTTCGAACGGTCTTGTTCGAACTTTTTCTTAGAGAATTTTCGGATTTAGTGCGCACGATCTCGCACGAGCAATCACAGCCTTTTAACTGTATGAAACAGCGCAAGCGAGTGCACAGGAAAGAGCAACTTGCTCTAAAGAGTTCTATGCGAAAGTCAGTTCGATATCGCAAATCTCGTAGGGAGCGATTTCGACGTGAACTTCGTCGTCATGCACTTTGAGTGTATGAATGCTCTTGCCAAGGAAGTCGACCTGTTTAGCTGAGGCAGGCGTTTGAAAACATCGGAGCGGAAACGATTTCGGTCGGCCTTCCGTTTCGAGAAGTCGGATGATGAAGCTGTTGGTCGCCTCGTCATTGCGATGGGGCAAAATTCTTGTCAGCAACACATTCGGAGCACCGATATGGAAGAGCCACCCTTGCTGTTCACCTTGCGGAGGTGCGGAATCGACGGGGATGACGAT
This genomic interval carries:
- a CDS encoding aminotransferase class IV; this encodes MFEQEPLACWNGERLPLSEVRVSVLDRGFLFGDAIYEVIRVYAGKPFLFHDHLNRIQRNLEKMSLTADLDSIERWILETIAASGYVEASVYIQVTRGVAPRTHRFPDPPASPNVLIYVAAHHDSYAKFRNSGASVVVFPDQRWKRCDIKSVNLLANCIASDFAYQRGCAESLLVDASGKLVEGSRSSLFGVKDSVVLTAPLGENILPGITRRLIQQLCEECKLEMHEETIPHSQLNEIDELFLTATTMEILPVTQVDDHLIGDGQIGPVSRQLVEAYRNYIDRFRSEA
- a CDS encoding peptidylprolyl isomerase; the encoded protein is MPRVKFTTPKGDIVLELFENEAPNTVANFVNLVESGFYNGLKFHRVLAGFMAQGGCPHSKDGDPGQPGTGGPGYTIKCEAYRPDARRHFAGTLSMAHAGRDTGGSQFFITHLPTPHLDQEIAPTSVHTVFGRVVEGLDVARALQQEDEIISAEVIRKRNHDYTPKTTPE